In Achromobacter spanius, the following proteins share a genomic window:
- the mnmC gene encoding FAD-dependent 5-carboxymethylaminomethyl-2-thiouridine(34) oxidoreductase MnmC: MSAPYVPLTPAVVDFDADGKLYSAESGDVYPMVSGSFGDREHVFLRGNGLPERWRGRSAYTVCETGFGLGLNFLALWDAWRQDPQRPSALHVVSMEAHPFTMGDLSALLARYAPAPMVELARRLVEQWPTLLPGLHRLEFENGAVTLTLGFGDAQVLAPRLDARVDAFFLDGYMPERDSDPKSAPLLRALAQLAASGATLTAAVGTEALRRALQDAGFDARCVPIDGGKPQMIQATARVQGRAAGAAATAAAVKHAVVVGAGLAGAGIAQALAGRGWRVTVLDAGRALGTPAHAGHVAAALTPVVARDDNARARLSRAGSQRALARWQGLAGDAAPRVCGTLQVERDAGKSAALAGTLETLAFPRDWVRQVDRDEASALAGLPVARGGVYFAQGMLVQPNRLIDALLETPGVSVLPGKAARVERQGQGWSVRDAQGGELAQADTVILANAFGARAVLAESGLLDPLPRVEQMHALAGEVTLVPGEALAGGPRCIVGGEGYLLPDVGGGCVVGSTYVHGATQAVVSPEGQHTTLAKAAGLLSGHFPVFDALVPGTLPGWAGWRAVLPGRLPAVGELPHAPGLWLAVGYASRGLSWSALMGDLIGARLAGEPALLETDLSKLISPR; encoded by the coding sequence ATGTCCGCGCCTTACGTTCCCCTGACCCCCGCAGTGGTCGACTTTGATGCCGACGGCAAGCTCTATAGCGCCGAGTCTGGCGATGTCTATCCCATGGTTTCTGGATCGTTCGGCGACCGGGAACACGTATTCCTGCGAGGCAACGGTCTGCCCGAGCGCTGGCGCGGACGCAGTGCATACACCGTCTGCGAGACCGGTTTCGGCCTGGGCCTGAACTTTCTGGCGCTGTGGGACGCGTGGCGGCAAGACCCGCAGCGGCCCTCGGCGTTGCATGTCGTGTCGATGGAAGCGCACCCGTTCACTATGGGTGACTTGTCGGCATTGCTGGCGCGTTATGCGCCGGCGCCCATGGTCGAGTTGGCGCGGCGTCTGGTGGAGCAGTGGCCCACGCTGTTGCCGGGGCTGCATCGGCTGGAATTCGAGAATGGCGCGGTGACGCTGACGCTGGGTTTTGGCGATGCGCAGGTGCTTGCGCCGCGCCTGGACGCGCGCGTGGATGCATTCTTTCTGGACGGCTACATGCCAGAACGCGATTCCGACCCGAAGTCAGCGCCGTTGCTACGCGCGCTGGCGCAATTGGCGGCGTCCGGGGCCACCTTAACGGCTGCGGTCGGCACGGAAGCATTACGGCGTGCGTTGCAGGATGCGGGATTCGACGCGCGCTGCGTGCCGATCGACGGCGGCAAGCCGCAAATGATCCAAGCCACCGCCCGCGTGCAGGGCCGAGCGGCCGGGGCTGCCGCGACGGCTGCGGCCGTCAAGCATGCGGTGGTGGTGGGCGCCGGGCTGGCGGGCGCCGGCATCGCGCAAGCGCTGGCCGGGCGGGGTTGGCGAGTCACCGTGTTGGACGCGGGTCGGGCGCTGGGGACGCCGGCGCATGCCGGTCATGTGGCTGCGGCGCTGACGCCCGTGGTGGCGCGTGATGACAATGCGCGGGCACGCCTGTCGCGCGCCGGCAGCCAGCGCGCGCTGGCGCGATGGCAAGGGCTGGCTGGCGACGCCGCGCCGCGCGTGTGCGGCACGCTTCAGGTCGAGCGCGACGCAGGCAAATCCGCCGCATTGGCGGGCACATTGGAAACGCTGGCGTTTCCGCGCGACTGGGTACGGCAGGTGGATCGCGACGAGGCCAGCGCCCTGGCCGGCTTGCCGGTGGCGCGCGGTGGTGTGTACTTCGCGCAGGGCATGCTGGTTCAACCGAACCGACTGATCGACGCCTTGCTGGAAACCCCCGGCGTGAGCGTTTTGCCGGGCAAGGCGGCCCGGGTCGAACGACAGGGGCAAGGATGGAGCGTACGCGATGCGCAAGGCGGGGAATTGGCGCAAGCCGACACCGTCATCCTGGCCAATGCCTTTGGCGCGCGCGCGGTGCTGGCTGAAAGCGGGCTGCTGGACCCCTTGCCGCGTGTGGAGCAGATGCACGCGCTGGCGGGCGAGGTGACGCTGGTGCCCGGCGAGGCCCTTGCGGGCGGGCCACGCTGCATCGTCGGTGGCGAGGGCTATCTGCTGCCGGACGTGGGGGGCGGCTGCGTGGTCGGCAGCACCTACGTGCATGGCGCCACGCAGGCGGTGGTCAGCCCGGAAGGGCAACACACCACGCTAGCCAAGGCGGCCGGACTACTGAGCGGTCACTTCCCGGTATTCGATGCGTTGGTGCCCGGCACATTGCCCGGTTGGGCGGGATGGCGGGCCGTGTTGCCCGGGCGCCTGCCCGCAGTCGGGGAACTGCCGCACGCGCCTGGCCTGTGGTTGGCCGTGGGCTATGCCTCGCGCGGCTTGTCGTGGTCGGCTTTGATGGGCGATTTGATCGGCGCCCGCCTGGCTGGCGAACCGGCGTTGCTGGAAACCGATCTGTCCAAACTTATTTCACCACGGTGA
- a CDS encoding inositol monophosphatase family protein produces MDTYDQPRSLAQPIDLCAAIDAAVTAAHAGAAILQSYAHHRADLVIDRKARNDLVSQADREAEAVIIQELQTRTPKFGIVAEETGGKPQGRATWYIDPLDGTTNFLHDIPHYAVSIALIAHAGTAVSATETLTEDTPVAGVVYDPNREELFTAVYGIGAWLNGRRIKCSRTQTIEDSVLATGFPFRDFSFAGQYMPMLNDAIKRARGVRRMGAAALDLAWTACGRYDGYWEMGLAPWDVAAGTLILREAGGTCSDMHKLDPWPIGGRVVAGNPAIERALHEMIAPHLGGEPPDEA; encoded by the coding sequence ATGGACACCTATGATCAGCCTCGCTCACTGGCCCAACCCATCGACCTGTGCGCCGCGATCGACGCGGCAGTCACTGCGGCGCATGCGGGTGCAGCCATCCTGCAATCCTACGCGCATCATCGGGCCGACCTCGTGATCGACCGCAAGGCGCGCAACGATCTCGTATCGCAAGCAGACCGCGAAGCCGAGGCCGTGATCATCCAGGAACTGCAAACGCGCACGCCCAAATTCGGCATCGTGGCTGAAGAGACGGGCGGCAAGCCCCAAGGCCGCGCCACCTGGTACATCGACCCGCTGGATGGCACCACCAATTTCCTGCACGACATCCCTCACTATGCCGTGTCGATCGCGCTGATCGCGCATGCGGGCACCGCGGTGTCAGCCACGGAAACCCTCACTGAAGACACGCCCGTGGCCGGCGTGGTTTACGACCCCAACCGCGAAGAACTGTTCACCGCGGTGTATGGCATCGGCGCCTGGCTGAATGGACGCCGCATCAAATGTTCGCGCACGCAGACCATTGAAGATTCCGTGCTTGCCACCGGCTTTCCGTTTCGCGACTTTTCCTTCGCCGGGCAATACATGCCCATGTTGAACGACGCCATCAAGCGCGCGCGCGGCGTGCGTCGCATGGGCGCGGCAGCGCTGGACCTGGCCTGGACGGCTTGCGGCCGCTACGACGGTTATTGGGAAATGGGGCTGGCGCCGTGGGATGTGGCCGCCGGCACGCTGATCCTGCGCGAAGCGGGCGGCACGTGTTCAGACATGCACAAGCTGGATCCCTGGCCTATCGGCGGGCGCGTTGTGGCGGGCAACCCCGCCATCGAACGCGCCCTGCACGAGATGATTGCGCCGCACCTGGGCGGCGAGCCTCCCGACGAAGCCTAA
- a CDS encoding AMP-binding protein, whose protein sequence is MTRPWLAHYPQGVPAEISTEGYSSLADLLDRACKQYATRIACTAMGSDITYAQLDRHARAFSGWLQSLGLEKGARVALMMPNVPAYLVGMLGTLRAGLVVVNVNPLYTADELERQLQDSGASVILILENFAHTLQAVKNRGQLKHVVVTAPGDLLGGLKAPLVNFVARRIKKIVPAWSIDGAQPLPKVLAVGTNLPFTPPTLTMDDIAVLQYTGGTTGVPKGAMLSHRNLTANVLQTEAVAQPVVHDLSDTQLTIISALPLYHVFAMTVCGLYGMHAGMRNVLIINPRDQPSLISAWRKVPINLFPGVNTLFNALAHNADFAKLDFSALRLTLGGGMAVQQSVAERWLKITGRPLIEGYGLSETSPVATVNPTNATAYSGSIGLPLPSTDMAILDDAGHEVPLGERGEVGIRGPQVMLGYWQKPDETRQSMTADGFFRTGDIGIMDDKGYTRIVDRKKDMIAVSGFKVYPNEVEAVVAQMPGVLECAAIGVPDEHSGEAVKVFVVKSDASLTEAQVQDWCREKLTGYKRPRFVEFRDELPKSNVGKILRRELRPDAPAKAS, encoded by the coding sequence ATGACGCGACCGTGGCTTGCTCACTATCCGCAGGGGGTGCCGGCAGAGATCTCCACCGAGGGCTATTCCTCGCTGGCCGACCTGTTGGACCGGGCCTGCAAGCAGTACGCCACCCGCATCGCCTGCACGGCGATGGGCAGCGATATCACCTATGCGCAACTGGATCGGCATGCGCGCGCATTTTCCGGATGGCTGCAAAGCCTGGGCCTGGAGAAGGGCGCCCGGGTGGCGTTGATGATGCCCAATGTGCCGGCCTATCTGGTGGGCATGCTGGGCACGTTGCGCGCCGGGCTGGTCGTGGTGAACGTGAACCCGCTGTACACAGCCGATGAACTTGAACGCCAATTGCAGGACAGCGGCGCGTCCGTCATCCTGATCCTGGAAAATTTTGCGCACACCTTGCAGGCCGTGAAGAACCGCGGCCAGCTCAAGCATGTGGTCGTGACGGCGCCGGGCGACCTGCTGGGCGGCCTGAAGGCGCCGCTGGTCAACTTCGTGGCGCGCCGTATCAAGAAGATTGTTCCGGCCTGGAGCATCGACGGCGCGCAACCGTTGCCGAAGGTCTTGGCGGTGGGCACGAACTTGCCGTTTACGCCACCCACGCTGACGATGGACGATATCGCGGTGCTGCAGTACACGGGCGGCACCACCGGCGTGCCCAAGGGCGCGATGCTGTCGCATCGGAACCTGACCGCCAATGTGCTGCAGACCGAAGCCGTGGCGCAGCCTGTGGTGCATGACTTGTCGGATACCCAGCTTACGATCATCAGCGCGCTGCCGCTGTACCACGTGTTTGCAATGACCGTCTGCGGCTTGTATGGCATGCATGCGGGCATGCGCAACGTGCTGATCATCAACCCGCGCGACCAGCCTTCGCTGATCAGCGCGTGGCGCAAGGTGCCGATCAATCTGTTTCCCGGCGTCAACACCTTGTTCAATGCGCTGGCGCATAACGCGGATTTCGCCAAGCTGGATTTCTCGGCGCTGCGCCTGACGCTGGGCGGTGGCATGGCCGTGCAGCAGTCCGTGGCCGAACGCTGGTTGAAGATCACCGGCCGGCCGCTGATCGAAGGCTACGGCTTGTCGGAAACCTCGCCCGTGGCCACGGTGAACCCCACCAACGCCACGGCCTATTCCGGCTCTATCGGCCTGCCGCTGCCGTCCACCGACATGGCCATTCTTGATGATGCCGGCCACGAAGTGCCGTTGGGCGAACGCGGCGAAGTGGGCATACGCGGGCCGCAGGTCATGCTGGGCTATTGGCAGAAGCCCGACGAAACCCGGCAGTCCATGACGGCGGACGGGTTCTTTCGCACGGGCGACATCGGCATCATGGATGACAAGGGCTATACGCGCATCGTGGACCGCAAGAAAGACATGATCGCGGTGTCCGGATTCAAGGTCTATCCGAACGAGGTCGAGGCCGTGGTGGCGCAGATGCCCGGTGTGCTGGAATGCGCGGCCATCGGCGTGCCGGACGAACACTCGGGCGAAGCCGTAAAAGTGTTCGTGGTGAAAAGCGACGCGTCATTGACCGAGGCGCAGGTGCAGGACTGGTGTCGCGAAAAGCTCACGGGCTACAAGCGCCCGCGCTTTGTGGAATTCCGCGATGAACTGCCCAAGAGCAACGTGGGCAAGATTCTGCGTCGGGAATTGCGTCCCGACGCGCCGGCCAAAGCCTCTTAG
- a CDS encoding M20 aminoacylase family protein codes for MKLLEPIVAWHQDISKIRRDIHAHPELAFEEFRTADVVAAKLEEWGIEIDRGLGGTGVVGIIRGKLPGDRAVGLRADMDALPMQEVNSFAHASKNEGKMHACGHDGHTAMLLAAAQYLSQHRDYAGTVYVIFQPAEEGGGGAKRMIDDGLFKRFPMEAVFGMHNWPGMKPGQFGLTPGPIMASSNEFSIVVKGKGTHAGMPNLGIDPVMAAVQLAQSLQTIITRNRNPLDAAVLSITQIHAGSADNVVPNHAELRGTVRTFTLDVLDLIERRMEEITRHTCAAMDCEVEFTFQRNYPPTINHAEEAAFCADVLRDIVGDANVNDHVQPTMGAEDFAFMLQELPGCYVWIGNGTGEHRDSGHGLGPCMLHNGSYDFNDELLPLGGTYWVQLALKRLAKA; via the coding sequence ATGAAACTGCTCGAACCTATCGTCGCCTGGCACCAGGATATTTCGAAGATCCGCCGCGACATCCACGCGCATCCCGAATTGGCCTTCGAAGAATTCCGCACCGCCGACGTCGTGGCGGCCAAGCTTGAAGAATGGGGCATCGAGATTGATCGCGGCCTGGGTGGCACGGGCGTGGTCGGCATCATTCGCGGCAAGCTGCCCGGTGACCGCGCGGTGGGCCTGCGCGCCGACATGGACGCGCTGCCCATGCAAGAGGTCAACAGCTTCGCGCACGCCAGCAAGAACGAAGGCAAGATGCACGCCTGCGGCCACGACGGCCACACCGCCATGCTGCTGGCCGCGGCGCAATACCTGTCCCAGCATCGCGATTACGCGGGCACGGTATATGTGATCTTCCAGCCAGCTGAAGAAGGCGGCGGCGGCGCCAAGCGCATGATCGACGACGGCTTGTTCAAGCGGTTTCCGATGGAAGCGGTGTTCGGCATGCACAACTGGCCCGGCATGAAGCCCGGCCAGTTCGGCCTGACCCCCGGCCCCATCATGGCGTCCAGCAACGAATTTTCGATCGTCGTCAAAGGCAAGGGCACCCACGCAGGCATGCCCAACCTGGGCATCGACCCCGTCATGGCGGCGGTGCAGTTGGCGCAATCGCTGCAGACCATCATCACGCGCAACCGCAATCCGCTGGATGCCGCGGTGCTCAGCATTACCCAGATCCACGCGGGCAGCGCCGACAACGTGGTGCCGAACCACGCGGAACTGCGCGGCACCGTGCGCACCTTCACGCTGGACGTGCTGGACCTGATCGAACGCCGTATGGAAGAGATCACGCGCCACACCTGCGCGGCCATGGACTGCGAAGTGGAGTTCACGTTCCAGCGCAACTATCCGCCCACGATCAACCACGCCGAAGAAGCCGCGTTCTGCGCCGACGTGCTGCGCGATATCGTGGGTGATGCCAACGTCAACGACCACGTGCAACCGACCATGGGCGCGGAAGACTTTGCGTTCATGCTGCAAGAACTGCCGGGCTGCTATGTCTGGATCGGCAACGGCACCGGCGAACACCGCGACAGCGGCCACGGCCTGGGCCCCTGCATGCTGCACAACGGCAGCTACGACTTCAACGACGAGCTGCTGCCCCTGGGCGGCACGTACTGGGTCCAACTGGCCTTGAAGCGCCTGGCCAAGGCCTGA